A genomic window from bacterium includes:
- a CDS encoding LysE family translocator, producing the protein MDNLLSIFIFSFTISLTGALAPGPLLTSVIAKSPVYGFRTGPLIIIGHAIVEVLVVVAIILGPSHFIQNPISIRTISLIGGGILIFLGVGMLRSNVSLSFEKDNSLKKLSGLPFLGITITLSNPYWVLWWFTVGVGLVLSVQKLGIIAIIVFFLGHILADTGWYSLVSFILSKGNKFFSNKVYRIIMKICGVTLAGFGIYFIRNFFKTTF; encoded by the coding sequence ATGGATAACCTGCTTTCTATATTTATATTTTCTTTTACTATATCCCTTACAGGAGCCCTTGCACCAGGACCTCTTCTTACTTCGGTTATAGCAAAAAGTCCTGTATATGGTTTCAGGACAGGTCCTTTAATTATTATAGGTCACGCTATAGTCGAGGTGTTAGTTGTTGTTGCTATAATCTTGGGACCTTCACATTTTATTCAAAACCCTATCTCTATTAGAACAATATCTCTGATTGGAGGTGGTATTTTAATATTTTTGGGTGTGGGTATGTTAAGAAGTAACGTATCTCTCTCTTTTGAAAAAGATAATTCTTTAAAAAAACTTTCAGGTCTTCCTTTTCTTGGAATAACAATAACTTTAAGTAACCCCTACTGGGTACTCTGGTGGTTTACTGTAGGGGTGGGACTGGTTCTTTCAGTACAAAAATTAGGGATAATTGCTATAATTGTTTTCTTTCTGGGACATATCCTTGCTGATACAGGTTGGTATAGTTTGGTCTCTTTTATTTTAAGTAAAGGCAATAAGTTCTTCTCTAATAAAGTATATAGAATAATAATGAAAATTTGCGGTGTAACACTTGCAGGGTTTGGGATATATTTTATTAGGAATTTTTTTAAAACAACTTTCTAA